Within Hydractinia symbiolongicarpus strain clone_291-10 chromosome 11, HSymV2.1, whole genome shotgun sequence, the genomic segment TCTTTGATAGCTTATATGTTGTTTTGACTGCTGAAACGTCCCGGAAAGGGGTATTATTAACTAAATAATAACCAGTTGATAATTAGTTTCAAtcatgtttcttttttaaggAGTTGGAGCATTAATCAAGGAAACTGCGCCCTGGGTCGAGGTTGTGCATTGTTTCAATCATCGCATTGAACTTGCTATCAAGGATGCGTTTAACACTGTCAAAGCATTTCACGATGTCGACGAGCTTCTACTGAAGCTTTATTACTTATATCAGAAAAGTCCCAAAAGGCTTCAGGGACTCAGAAACTTCTCTGAAGCATTCGATGAAACAATTCCGAAGCCTGCTAAAGCATGCGGTACTCGTTGGATAGACCATAAGTTCAAAGCGATGGTATGTGCTCTTCAAAACTACGGTGTGTATATGACCCACGTAGAGGAATTAGCTATCACAGATTCACAGCCTGAAAAACGTGCTAAGCTCAaaggttttttgaaaaaatggaaaGAGGCTGCCATTCCATTCAATATGGCTATTTACTTAGATATACTATCCCCGATACGTCGTTTGTCTTTGAGCATGCAGTCTGACGAGCACGATCCTGTCAAACAAGTTCGGCGTATCCAGGAATTTACTGCGACCATGGCcaaattgaaaataattttattagatACCCTGGACGGAAGTAGTGATATAATGACACATCACAAGCGCTTCACAGATGAGGTTATTAATGACGAAGATGGAAGTGCAACGTACCAAAACATTAAGCTTTTCCGATACGATATAGTAAACAGCAGCGCTGAGACGAAATATCATGATCTTATCGTTCGTCTCGCTGACAGCATGGAAGAGAGGTTCGAAAATTTGTCAACATCGACCATCTTCAAAAATATCGTCTGTTTACTTGATGTTTCAACATGGCCAACTACTGTCACTCCTACTTTCGGGGAAGATCGCATTGATGAAATTCTTTTGGATTTCGAAAAGCTGTTGGAAAACAACGGATGTAACGTAGgcgaagtaaaaaaagaatggatcTCTTTACAATCTCACATCATCCCTATTGTGATTAATAATCCTCGAGAGTACTACTTGAAAGTATGGAAGAGGGTTTTCACAAACGAACACATTCGTAAGGATTGTGAAAACATCCTTCACATCATTGAAATATTGCTTTGTACCCCATTCACGAATGCCAAAGTGGAGCGAGGCTTCTCCAGGATGGCGAGGGTGAAAAGTGATTTTCGAAGCCATCTCAGCAGGGACATGCTCGACGCTTGTTTGCGAATAAATGAGGATGGTCCAGATATTTGTAATTTTGACCCTGATCCAGTCATTGATCAATGGTATACGGAAAAAGTGCGACGACTTGGATCATCGTCGCACAAGTATCCTAAAAAGAGAAAATCTACAACTACAACAAGCGATAGAGTGCAGGTTGATGACTTAGCCTCACTTGCACTCTCTGATATCGACTCTGATGAAGATGAAGCATGAAAtcattttgtacatttatttaaaaacattaaaataaaaaacgtaaCTGTTCGTTATAATTTTTCGTATCAAAACAAATCATTCTTGAGGTATTTATATTGCACAATTGTAAATCAAAATTTGGCTGTAGACAAGAAAGTTAAGGCTGATAGTGTCACATTACGTTGTCGCTAAAAGctatcgtgtttggggttcacgatttaaaacgtcccccacttgtctatTCTAAAAGTAACGTGTGCAAAAACAGAAAATAGCGAATCGTAACCGTAAGAACGACTCgtgatttctaaaaaattttcgcCTGCGGCGCGCTATTTTTCACGAAtcaattataaatttttatttcggaCCCTGCTTATTGAGAAATGGTTGAGTTGGAAGTTATTAGAGCAATTCAATCCAATAGCAAATTTAATCGCAGATCAGGAACAGAATAAGATTAAAAATGGAAAGGAGTCGAAGAGGGATGAGAAAAGAGTGAGAACATTTGCAACTGGTGCAGGTAGTGAACGCAGTACGAAGTGTTGGATTTGTTcagaaaatcattttgtttttaagtgcAGAGAATTCGAATCAAAACCGGTGGCAGATCGTAGGAAGTTTGTTTTAGAAAAGGGACTTTGCTTCAATTGtctttcacaaaataaaagaatgtaaaTCTAAGAAGAGGTGTCGAGAAGATAAATGTGGAAAACGTCACCACACCCTGCTGCATTTAGGACCGCCacaacaaaatgaaaatgaagataCAAAGAATGAAGAAATTGAAACAACAAAGTTACAGTTGTATAGCATCTCACAACAAGAATCCTACCCATCAGAATTCGAAAACCTACAATCACACAAGGAACTACTAAAAAGATCACCACTTGTAGCTTTGAAACCAATGATGCAGAACAATTTGATTCGTGTTGGAGGAAGAATTGGTTTAATCGATATACCATTTGAGTCGAAGCACCAAGTGATAATCTCGCCGAAACACCACATTGCACGACTCATAATTCAACACATTCATCATACAAACTTCCATGTTGGACAAAACGCCACACTAGCACTATCAAGACAAAATATTTGGATTCCGACTGGAAAATCCTTTGTGAAGAATTTGATAAATGCATGTACAGACTGCAAATCAAAGAAAGTCAAGCCAATGTCACCAATTATGGGAGATCTACCAATCGATCGTCTTGCTGTAGGTGGACCACCATTTAATCGATCAGGAGTAGATTACTTTGGTCCAATGATTGTCAAGAGAAGTAAGAGGACAAGAGCTTCATCTGGAACCGTGAAAGGTATGGAGCATTGTTTACCTGCATGACGTCACGTGCCGTTCATATTGAGCTAGCTGGAGATTTATCGACAGATAGTTTCATTCTTGCACTTCGACGTTTTATCTCAAGAAGAGGAAACCCCAAAACAATCACCAGCGACAACGGAACCAACTT encodes:
- the LOC130614022 gene encoding zinc finger protein 862-like, producing the protein MMASLKTVRNWEREFKSKFDFDIVGGKVTTLRCQVCQRWESRIKNSTNFSRKWIAGSRSVTKDSVQKHTNSQQHKEAVELKKRSEMGAEVYAQSVLTTTPIGSGLRKMAASDKKNLRVKFNTAYYVAKKERPFSDYPDLLKLQLKNNVPKFGESYKHERAAATFTEHIAKVDKENLGKTLAKTRYYSLLNDGSTDTGICEQELVYVLYLHEGTALVKFLSIETPKCGDAPGILEAIDSAFQRIGILNFNQRLVGFNADGASVNMGRKKGVGALIKETAPWVEVVHCFNHRIELAIKDAFNTVKAFHDVDELLLKLYYLYQKSPKRLQGLRNFSEAFDETIPKPAKACGTRWIDHKFKAMVCALQNYGVYMTHVEELAITDSQPEKRAKLKGFLKKWKEAAIPFNMAIYLDILSPIRRLSLSMQSDEHDPVKQVRRIQEFTATMAKLKIILLDTLDGSSDIMTHHKRFTDEVINDEDGSATYQNIKLFRYDIVNSSAETKYHDLIVRLADSMEERFENLSTSTIFKNIVCLLDVSTWPTTVTPTFGEDRIDEILLDFEKLLENNGCNVGEVKKEWISLQSHIIPIVINNPREYYLKVWKRVFTNEHIRKDCENILHIIEILLCTPFTNAKVERGFSRMARVKSDFRSHLSRDMLDACLRINEDGPDICNFDPDPVIDQWYTEKVRRLGSSSHKYPKKRKSTTTTSDRVQVDDLASLALSDIDSDEDEA